A stretch of Limanda limanda chromosome 7, fLimLim1.1, whole genome shotgun sequence DNA encodes these proteins:
- the csde1 gene encoding cold shock domain-containing protein E1 isoform X5 codes for MSFDPGMLHNNGHTAYANGSGPGIRETGVVEKLLTSYGFIQCSERQDRLFFHCSQYNGNLQDLKIGDDVEFEVSSDRRTGKRIAVKLLKIKPEVLPEERISGQVVSSIPVHLDGKSGPVQAPNGSVCYERNGEVFYLTYTPDDVEGNIHLDTGDKVSFYMETNKHTGAVSARNIQLVKKKQMRCQGVVCATKEAFGFIERADVVKEIFFHYSEFKGDLEALQAGDDVEFTIKDRNGKEVATDVRLLAQGTVIFEDISIEQFEGTVVKVIPKVPTKNQNDPLPGRISSRIGFTDKELPFGEKDTKSKVTLLEGDHIQFNISTDRRDKLERATNIDVLPDTFDFTKETREMGVIAAIRDGFGFIKCVDRDARMFFHFSEVLEESQLHISDEVEFTVVPDMLSAQRNHAVRIKKLSKGTVSFHTQSEQRFMGVVEKEVIAVNTKNASPTKESEEGVIGYDDCGEKLTVAYHTKDLEGGGIPQVGDKVEFSINEVKRTGLQSAVSIRVLNRTSSNAKRLHGFVATLKDNFGFIETANHDQEIFFHYSEMCGDLDSLELGDTVEYTLSKGKGNKVSAEKVTKVAAVNGIGEDVGANVMVGKVIRPLRSVDPSQTEYQGLIEITEEDGTKGPSYPFGIMGMASKADCLQKGELVKFQVCTVSQTGQKMAYTVVPQRRALVECVKDQFGFITYEVGESKKLFFHVKEVQDGLELQTGDEVEFSVVLNQRTGKCSACNVRRVSEGPKPVATPRPDRLVNRLKSITLDDASAPRLVIVRQPRGPDNSKGFNVERKTRQPGVID; via the exons ATGAGTTTTGACCCAGGAATGCTCCATAACAATGGGCACACTGCATATGCCAATGGCTCAGGACCAGGCATTAGAGAGACTGGCGTGGTGGAGAAGCTTCTGACTTCCTATGGGTTCATCCAGTGCTCTGAACGTCAGGATCGTCTCTTCTTCCACTGCTCTCAGTACAATGGCAACCTGCAGGATCTCAAAATAGGAG atgATGTAGAGTTTGAGGTATCCTCTGACAGGCGCACTGGCAAGCGCATAGCAGTGAAGCTGCTTAAGATAAAGCCAGAGGTGCTGCCAGAGGAGCGCATCTCGGGCCAG GTTGTCTCATCAATCCCAGTGCACTTGGATGGAAAGTCTGGCCCTGTGCAGGCTCCCAATGGCAGTGTCTGTTATGAAAGAAATGGG GAAGTGTTCTACCTTACCTACACTCCGGATGATGTAGAGGGTAACATCCACCTCGACACGGGTGACAAAGTCAGCTTCTACATGGAGACCAACAAACA CACTGGTGCGGTTAGTGCTCGTAATATTCAGCTGGTGAAGAAAAAGCAGATGCGGTGCCAGGGTGTGGTGTGTGCTACCAAG GAGGCCTTTGGATTCATCGAAAGGGCTGACGTGGTGAAGGAGATTTTCTTTCACTACAGTGAGTTCAAGGGTGATTTGGAGGCTCTGCAGGCTGGAGATGATGTCGAGTTCACCATCAAAGACAGAAAT GGTAAAGAAGTAGCTACTGATGTGAGGCTGCTCGCTCAAGGAACGGTCATTTTTGAGGATATCAGCATTGAGCAGTTTGAAGGCACTGTTGTCAAGGTCATTCCCAAGGTTCCCACCAAAAACCAG AACGACCCTCTACCCGGTCGCATCAGTTCTCGAATTGGTTTCACTGACAAGGAGCTGCCGTTCGGGGAGAAGGACACAAAATCCAAGGTCACCCTTTTGGAGGGCGATCACATTCAGTTCAACATCTCCACCGACCGCAGAGACAAGCTGGAGAGGGCGACGAACATCGACGTCCTCCCAGACACCTTCGACTTCACCAAGGAGACGCGTGAAATG GGGGTGATTGCGGCTATCCGTGATGGCTTTGGCTTCATAAAGTGTGTGGATCGGGATGCTAGGATGTTCTTTCACTTCAGTGAAGTGCTGGAGGAGAGCCAACTGCACATCTCGGATGAAGTGGAGTTTACTGTTGTGCCT GATATGCTGTCTGCTCAGAGGAACCATGCCGTGCGCATCAAGAAGCTGTCTAAGGGCACGGTGTCTTTCCATACCCAGTCTGAGCAGCGCTTCATGGGTGTGGTGGAGAAAGAAGTTATTGCTGTCAACACAAAGAATGCCAGTCCTActaag GAATCGGAGGAAGGAGTTATTGGATATGATGACTGTGGAGAGAAGCTCACTGTGGCGTACCATACTAAAGACCTAGAGGGAGGAGGTATCCCACAGGTTGGAGACAAG GTGGAGTTCTCCATCAACGAAGTGAAGCGAACCGGCCTGCAGAGCGCAGTCTCCATCAGGGTCCTCAACCGGACCTCCTCCAATGCCAAGAGACTACATGGATTTGTTGCCACCCTGAAGGACAACTTTGGCTTCATTGAGACAGCAAATCATGACCAAGAGATATTCTTTCACTACAG tgAAATGTGTGGAGACTTGGACAGTTTGGAGCTGGGCGATACAGTGGAGTACACGCTCTCtaaaggaaaaggaaacaaagtCAGTGCTGAAAAGGTTACCAAAGTGGCTGCAG tGAATGGCATTGGTGAAGATGTTGGTGCGAACGTGATGGTGGGGAAAGTCATCCGTCCTTTACGCAGTGTAGACCCCTCCCAAACAGAATACCAAGGGCTTATTGAAATCACAGAGGAAG ATGGAACAAAGGGTCCAAGTTATCCCTTTGGAATCATGGGTATGGCCAGCAAGGCAGATTGTCTGCAGAAAGGAGAACTTGTGAAGTTCCAAGTTTGCACAGTATCCCAGACTGGACAGAAGATGGCCTATACTGTTGTCCCCCAGCGTAGAGCCTTGGTGGAGTGTGTCAAAGACCAG TTTGGATTCATCACATATGAGGTCGGTGAGAGCAAGAAACTGTTCTTCCACGTAAAAGAAGTGCAAGATGGCCTGGAGCTCCAAACCGGGGATGAGGTGGAGTTCTCCGTCGTCCTTAATCAACGCACAGGAAAATGTAGTGCCTGCAATGTTCGCAGAGTCAG TGAGGGGCCTAAACCAGTGGCAACTCCTCGCCCTGACCGCCTGGTGAACCGATTGAAGAGCATCACCCTGGATGATGCCAGTGCTCCTCGTCTGGTCATCGTTAGACAGCCCCGCGGTCCTGACAACTCAAAG GGCTTCAATGTGGAGCGCAAGACTCGTCAGCCTGGCGTCATCGACTGA
- the csde1 gene encoding cold shock domain-containing protein E1 isoform X2: MSFDPGMLHNNGHTAYANGSGPGIRETGVVEKLLTSYGFIQCSERQDRLFFHCSQYNGNLQDLKIGDDVEFEVSSDRRTGKRIAVKLLKIKPEVLPEERISGQVGPDLHAYPFTVLHGYIHPVVSSIPVHLDGKSGPVQAPNGSVCYERNGEVFYLTYTPDDVEGNIHLDTGDKVSFYMETNKHARNIQLVKKKQMRCQGVVCATKEAFGFIERADVVKEIFFHYSEFKGDLEALQAGDDVEFTIKDRNGKEVATDVRLLAQGTVIFEDISIEQFEGTVVKVIPKVPTKNQNDPLPGRISSRIGFTDKELPFGEKDTKSKVTLLEGDHIQFNISTDRRDKLERATNIDVLPDTFDFTKETREMGVIAAIRDGFGFIKCVDRDARMFFHFSEVLEESQLHISDEVEFTVVPVGPVNKIFTKDMLSAQRNHAVRIKKLSKGTVSFHTQSEQRFMGVVEKEVIAVNTKNASPTKESEEGVIGYDDCGEKLTVAYHTKDLEGGGIPQVGDKVEFSINEVKRTGLQSAVSIRVLNRTSSNAKRLHGFVATLKDNFGFIETANHDQEIFFHYSEMCGDLDSLELGDTVEYTLSKGKGNKVSAEKVTKVAAVNGIGEDVGANVMVGKVIRPLRSVDPSQTEYQGLIEITEEDGTKGPSYPFGIMGMASKADCLQKGELVKFQVCTVSQTGQKMAYTVVPQRRALVECVKDQFGFITYEVGESKKLFFHVKEVQDGLELQTGDEVEFSVVLNQRTGKCSACNVRRVSEGPKPVATPRPDRLVNRLKSITLDDASAPRLVIVRQPRGPDNSKGFNVERKTRQPGVID, from the exons ATGAGTTTTGACCCAGGAATGCTCCATAACAATGGGCACACTGCATATGCCAATGGCTCAGGACCAGGCATTAGAGAGACTGGCGTGGTGGAGAAGCTTCTGACTTCCTATGGGTTCATCCAGTGCTCTGAACGTCAGGATCGTCTCTTCTTCCACTGCTCTCAGTACAATGGCAACCTGCAGGATCTCAAAATAGGAG atgATGTAGAGTTTGAGGTATCCTCTGACAGGCGCACTGGCAAGCGCATAGCAGTGAAGCTGCTTAAGATAAAGCCAGAGGTGCTGCCAGAGGAGCGCATCTCGGGCCAGGTGGGGCCAGACCTGCACGCCTATCCCTTTACTGTGCTGCATGGTTATATTCATCCA GTTGTCTCATCAATCCCAGTGCACTTGGATGGAAAGTCTGGCCCTGTGCAGGCTCCCAATGGCAGTGTCTGTTATGAAAGAAATGGG GAAGTGTTCTACCTTACCTACACTCCGGATGATGTAGAGGGTAACATCCACCTCGACACGGGTGACAAAGTCAGCTTCTACATGGAGACCAACAAACA TGCTCGTAATATTCAGCTGGTGAAGAAAAAGCAGATGCGGTGCCAGGGTGTGGTGTGTGCTACCAAG GAGGCCTTTGGATTCATCGAAAGGGCTGACGTGGTGAAGGAGATTTTCTTTCACTACAGTGAGTTCAAGGGTGATTTGGAGGCTCTGCAGGCTGGAGATGATGTCGAGTTCACCATCAAAGACAGAAAT GGTAAAGAAGTAGCTACTGATGTGAGGCTGCTCGCTCAAGGAACGGTCATTTTTGAGGATATCAGCATTGAGCAGTTTGAAGGCACTGTTGTCAAGGTCATTCCCAAGGTTCCCACCAAAAACCAG AACGACCCTCTACCCGGTCGCATCAGTTCTCGAATTGGTTTCACTGACAAGGAGCTGCCGTTCGGGGAGAAGGACACAAAATCCAAGGTCACCCTTTTGGAGGGCGATCACATTCAGTTCAACATCTCCACCGACCGCAGAGACAAGCTGGAGAGGGCGACGAACATCGACGTCCTCCCAGACACCTTCGACTTCACCAAGGAGACGCGTGAAATG GGGGTGATTGCGGCTATCCGTGATGGCTTTGGCTTCATAAAGTGTGTGGATCGGGATGCTAGGATGTTCTTTCACTTCAGTGAAGTGCTGGAGGAGAGCCAACTGCACATCTCGGATGAAGTGGAGTTTACTGTTGTGCCTGTAGGTCCTGTTAATAAGATTTTCACCAAA GATATGCTGTCTGCTCAGAGGAACCATGCCGTGCGCATCAAGAAGCTGTCTAAGGGCACGGTGTCTTTCCATACCCAGTCTGAGCAGCGCTTCATGGGTGTGGTGGAGAAAGAAGTTATTGCTGTCAACACAAAGAATGCCAGTCCTActaag GAATCGGAGGAAGGAGTTATTGGATATGATGACTGTGGAGAGAAGCTCACTGTGGCGTACCATACTAAAGACCTAGAGGGAGGAGGTATCCCACAGGTTGGAGACAAG GTGGAGTTCTCCATCAACGAAGTGAAGCGAACCGGCCTGCAGAGCGCAGTCTCCATCAGGGTCCTCAACCGGACCTCCTCCAATGCCAAGAGACTACATGGATTTGTTGCCACCCTGAAGGACAACTTTGGCTTCATTGAGACAGCAAATCATGACCAAGAGATATTCTTTCACTACAG tgAAATGTGTGGAGACTTGGACAGTTTGGAGCTGGGCGATACAGTGGAGTACACGCTCTCtaaaggaaaaggaaacaaagtCAGTGCTGAAAAGGTTACCAAAGTGGCTGCAG tGAATGGCATTGGTGAAGATGTTGGTGCGAACGTGATGGTGGGGAAAGTCATCCGTCCTTTACGCAGTGTAGACCCCTCCCAAACAGAATACCAAGGGCTTATTGAAATCACAGAGGAAG ATGGAACAAAGGGTCCAAGTTATCCCTTTGGAATCATGGGTATGGCCAGCAAGGCAGATTGTCTGCAGAAAGGAGAACTTGTGAAGTTCCAAGTTTGCACAGTATCCCAGACTGGACAGAAGATGGCCTATACTGTTGTCCCCCAGCGTAGAGCCTTGGTGGAGTGTGTCAAAGACCAG TTTGGATTCATCACATATGAGGTCGGTGAGAGCAAGAAACTGTTCTTCCACGTAAAAGAAGTGCAAGATGGCCTGGAGCTCCAAACCGGGGATGAGGTGGAGTTCTCCGTCGTCCTTAATCAACGCACAGGAAAATGTAGTGCCTGCAATGTTCGCAGAGTCAG TGAGGGGCCTAAACCAGTGGCAACTCCTCGCCCTGACCGCCTGGTGAACCGATTGAAGAGCATCACCCTGGATGATGCCAGTGCTCCTCGTCTGGTCATCGTTAGACAGCCCCGCGGTCCTGACAACTCAAAG GGCTTCAATGTGGAGCGCAAGACTCGTCAGCCTGGCGTCATCGACTGA
- the csde1 gene encoding cold shock domain-containing protein E1 isoform X3, giving the protein MSFDPGMLHNNGHTAYANGSGPGIRETGVVEKLLTSYGFIQCSERQDRLFFHCSQYNGNLQDLKIGDDVEFEVSSDRRTGKRIAVKLLKIKPEVLPEERISGQVGPDLHAYPFTVLHGYIHPVVSSIPVHLDGKSGPVQAPNGSVCYERNGEVFYLTYTPDDVEGNIHLDTGDKVSFYMETNKHTGAVSARNIQLVKKKQMRCQGVVCATKEAFGFIERADVVKEIFFHYSEFKGDLEALQAGDDVEFTIKDRNGKEVATDVRLLAQGTVIFEDISIEQFEGTVVKVIPKVPTKNQNDPLPGRISSRIGFTDKELPFGEKDTKSKVTLLEGDHIQFNISTDRRDKLERATNIDVLPDTFDFTKETREMGVIAAIRDGFGFIKCVDRDARMFFHFSEVLEESQLHISDEVEFTVVPDMLSAQRNHAVRIKKLSKGTVSFHTQSEQRFMGVVEKEVIAVNTKNASPTKESEEGVIGYDDCGEKLTVAYHTKDLEGGGIPQVGDKVEFSINEVKRTGLQSAVSIRVLNRTSSNAKRLHGFVATLKDNFGFIETANHDQEIFFHYSEMCGDLDSLELGDTVEYTLSKGKGNKVSAEKVTKVAAVNGIGEDVGANVMVGKVIRPLRSVDPSQTEYQGLIEITEEDGTKGPSYPFGIMGMASKADCLQKGELVKFQVCTVSQTGQKMAYTVVPQRRALVECVKDQFGFITYEVGESKKLFFHVKEVQDGLELQTGDEVEFSVVLNQRTGKCSACNVRRVSEGPKPVATPRPDRLVNRLKSITLDDASAPRLVIVRQPRGPDNSKGFNVERKTRQPGVID; this is encoded by the exons ATGAGTTTTGACCCAGGAATGCTCCATAACAATGGGCACACTGCATATGCCAATGGCTCAGGACCAGGCATTAGAGAGACTGGCGTGGTGGAGAAGCTTCTGACTTCCTATGGGTTCATCCAGTGCTCTGAACGTCAGGATCGTCTCTTCTTCCACTGCTCTCAGTACAATGGCAACCTGCAGGATCTCAAAATAGGAG atgATGTAGAGTTTGAGGTATCCTCTGACAGGCGCACTGGCAAGCGCATAGCAGTGAAGCTGCTTAAGATAAAGCCAGAGGTGCTGCCAGAGGAGCGCATCTCGGGCCAGGTGGGGCCAGACCTGCACGCCTATCCCTTTACTGTGCTGCATGGTTATATTCATCCA GTTGTCTCATCAATCCCAGTGCACTTGGATGGAAAGTCTGGCCCTGTGCAGGCTCCCAATGGCAGTGTCTGTTATGAAAGAAATGGG GAAGTGTTCTACCTTACCTACACTCCGGATGATGTAGAGGGTAACATCCACCTCGACACGGGTGACAAAGTCAGCTTCTACATGGAGACCAACAAACA CACTGGTGCGGTTAGTGCTCGTAATATTCAGCTGGTGAAGAAAAAGCAGATGCGGTGCCAGGGTGTGGTGTGTGCTACCAAG GAGGCCTTTGGATTCATCGAAAGGGCTGACGTGGTGAAGGAGATTTTCTTTCACTACAGTGAGTTCAAGGGTGATTTGGAGGCTCTGCAGGCTGGAGATGATGTCGAGTTCACCATCAAAGACAGAAAT GGTAAAGAAGTAGCTACTGATGTGAGGCTGCTCGCTCAAGGAACGGTCATTTTTGAGGATATCAGCATTGAGCAGTTTGAAGGCACTGTTGTCAAGGTCATTCCCAAGGTTCCCACCAAAAACCAG AACGACCCTCTACCCGGTCGCATCAGTTCTCGAATTGGTTTCACTGACAAGGAGCTGCCGTTCGGGGAGAAGGACACAAAATCCAAGGTCACCCTTTTGGAGGGCGATCACATTCAGTTCAACATCTCCACCGACCGCAGAGACAAGCTGGAGAGGGCGACGAACATCGACGTCCTCCCAGACACCTTCGACTTCACCAAGGAGACGCGTGAAATG GGGGTGATTGCGGCTATCCGTGATGGCTTTGGCTTCATAAAGTGTGTGGATCGGGATGCTAGGATGTTCTTTCACTTCAGTGAAGTGCTGGAGGAGAGCCAACTGCACATCTCGGATGAAGTGGAGTTTACTGTTGTGCCT GATATGCTGTCTGCTCAGAGGAACCATGCCGTGCGCATCAAGAAGCTGTCTAAGGGCACGGTGTCTTTCCATACCCAGTCTGAGCAGCGCTTCATGGGTGTGGTGGAGAAAGAAGTTATTGCTGTCAACACAAAGAATGCCAGTCCTActaag GAATCGGAGGAAGGAGTTATTGGATATGATGACTGTGGAGAGAAGCTCACTGTGGCGTACCATACTAAAGACCTAGAGGGAGGAGGTATCCCACAGGTTGGAGACAAG GTGGAGTTCTCCATCAACGAAGTGAAGCGAACCGGCCTGCAGAGCGCAGTCTCCATCAGGGTCCTCAACCGGACCTCCTCCAATGCCAAGAGACTACATGGATTTGTTGCCACCCTGAAGGACAACTTTGGCTTCATTGAGACAGCAAATCATGACCAAGAGATATTCTTTCACTACAG tgAAATGTGTGGAGACTTGGACAGTTTGGAGCTGGGCGATACAGTGGAGTACACGCTCTCtaaaggaaaaggaaacaaagtCAGTGCTGAAAAGGTTACCAAAGTGGCTGCAG tGAATGGCATTGGTGAAGATGTTGGTGCGAACGTGATGGTGGGGAAAGTCATCCGTCCTTTACGCAGTGTAGACCCCTCCCAAACAGAATACCAAGGGCTTATTGAAATCACAGAGGAAG ATGGAACAAAGGGTCCAAGTTATCCCTTTGGAATCATGGGTATGGCCAGCAAGGCAGATTGTCTGCAGAAAGGAGAACTTGTGAAGTTCCAAGTTTGCACAGTATCCCAGACTGGACAGAAGATGGCCTATACTGTTGTCCCCCAGCGTAGAGCCTTGGTGGAGTGTGTCAAAGACCAG TTTGGATTCATCACATATGAGGTCGGTGAGAGCAAGAAACTGTTCTTCCACGTAAAAGAAGTGCAAGATGGCCTGGAGCTCCAAACCGGGGATGAGGTGGAGTTCTCCGTCGTCCTTAATCAACGCACAGGAAAATGTAGTGCCTGCAATGTTCGCAGAGTCAG TGAGGGGCCTAAACCAGTGGCAACTCCTCGCCCTGACCGCCTGGTGAACCGATTGAAGAGCATCACCCTGGATGATGCCAGTGCTCCTCGTCTGGTCATCGTTAGACAGCCCCGCGGTCCTGACAACTCAAAG GGCTTCAATGTGGAGCGCAAGACTCGTCAGCCTGGCGTCATCGACTGA
- the csde1 gene encoding cold shock domain-containing protein E1 isoform X1, whose amino-acid sequence MSFDPGMLHNNGHTAYANGSGPGIRETGVVEKLLTSYGFIQCSERQDRLFFHCSQYNGNLQDLKIGDDVEFEVSSDRRTGKRIAVKLLKIKPEVLPEERISGQVGPDLHAYPFTVLHGYIHPVVSSIPVHLDGKSGPVQAPNGSVCYERNGEVFYLTYTPDDVEGNIHLDTGDKVSFYMETNKHTGAVSARNIQLVKKKQMRCQGVVCATKEAFGFIERADVVKEIFFHYSEFKGDLEALQAGDDVEFTIKDRNGKEVATDVRLLAQGTVIFEDISIEQFEGTVVKVIPKVPTKNQNDPLPGRISSRIGFTDKELPFGEKDTKSKVTLLEGDHIQFNISTDRRDKLERATNIDVLPDTFDFTKETREMGVIAAIRDGFGFIKCVDRDARMFFHFSEVLEESQLHISDEVEFTVVPVGPVNKIFTKDMLSAQRNHAVRIKKLSKGTVSFHTQSEQRFMGVVEKEVIAVNTKNASPTKESEEGVIGYDDCGEKLTVAYHTKDLEGGGIPQVGDKVEFSINEVKRTGLQSAVSIRVLNRTSSNAKRLHGFVATLKDNFGFIETANHDQEIFFHYSEMCGDLDSLELGDTVEYTLSKGKGNKVSAEKVTKVAAVNGIGEDVGANVMVGKVIRPLRSVDPSQTEYQGLIEITEEDGTKGPSYPFGIMGMASKADCLQKGELVKFQVCTVSQTGQKMAYTVVPQRRALVECVKDQFGFITYEVGESKKLFFHVKEVQDGLELQTGDEVEFSVVLNQRTGKCSACNVRRVSEGPKPVATPRPDRLVNRLKSITLDDASAPRLVIVRQPRGPDNSKGFNVERKTRQPGVID is encoded by the exons ATGAGTTTTGACCCAGGAATGCTCCATAACAATGGGCACACTGCATATGCCAATGGCTCAGGACCAGGCATTAGAGAGACTGGCGTGGTGGAGAAGCTTCTGACTTCCTATGGGTTCATCCAGTGCTCTGAACGTCAGGATCGTCTCTTCTTCCACTGCTCTCAGTACAATGGCAACCTGCAGGATCTCAAAATAGGAG atgATGTAGAGTTTGAGGTATCCTCTGACAGGCGCACTGGCAAGCGCATAGCAGTGAAGCTGCTTAAGATAAAGCCAGAGGTGCTGCCAGAGGAGCGCATCTCGGGCCAGGTGGGGCCAGACCTGCACGCCTATCCCTTTACTGTGCTGCATGGTTATATTCATCCA GTTGTCTCATCAATCCCAGTGCACTTGGATGGAAAGTCTGGCCCTGTGCAGGCTCCCAATGGCAGTGTCTGTTATGAAAGAAATGGG GAAGTGTTCTACCTTACCTACACTCCGGATGATGTAGAGGGTAACATCCACCTCGACACGGGTGACAAAGTCAGCTTCTACATGGAGACCAACAAACA CACTGGTGCGGTTAGTGCTCGTAATATTCAGCTGGTGAAGAAAAAGCAGATGCGGTGCCAGGGTGTGGTGTGTGCTACCAAG GAGGCCTTTGGATTCATCGAAAGGGCTGACGTGGTGAAGGAGATTTTCTTTCACTACAGTGAGTTCAAGGGTGATTTGGAGGCTCTGCAGGCTGGAGATGATGTCGAGTTCACCATCAAAGACAGAAAT GGTAAAGAAGTAGCTACTGATGTGAGGCTGCTCGCTCAAGGAACGGTCATTTTTGAGGATATCAGCATTGAGCAGTTTGAAGGCACTGTTGTCAAGGTCATTCCCAAGGTTCCCACCAAAAACCAG AACGACCCTCTACCCGGTCGCATCAGTTCTCGAATTGGTTTCACTGACAAGGAGCTGCCGTTCGGGGAGAAGGACACAAAATCCAAGGTCACCCTTTTGGAGGGCGATCACATTCAGTTCAACATCTCCACCGACCGCAGAGACAAGCTGGAGAGGGCGACGAACATCGACGTCCTCCCAGACACCTTCGACTTCACCAAGGAGACGCGTGAAATG GGGGTGATTGCGGCTATCCGTGATGGCTTTGGCTTCATAAAGTGTGTGGATCGGGATGCTAGGATGTTCTTTCACTTCAGTGAAGTGCTGGAGGAGAGCCAACTGCACATCTCGGATGAAGTGGAGTTTACTGTTGTGCCTGTAGGTCCTGTTAATAAGATTTTCACCAAA GATATGCTGTCTGCTCAGAGGAACCATGCCGTGCGCATCAAGAAGCTGTCTAAGGGCACGGTGTCTTTCCATACCCAGTCTGAGCAGCGCTTCATGGGTGTGGTGGAGAAAGAAGTTATTGCTGTCAACACAAAGAATGCCAGTCCTActaag GAATCGGAGGAAGGAGTTATTGGATATGATGACTGTGGAGAGAAGCTCACTGTGGCGTACCATACTAAAGACCTAGAGGGAGGAGGTATCCCACAGGTTGGAGACAAG GTGGAGTTCTCCATCAACGAAGTGAAGCGAACCGGCCTGCAGAGCGCAGTCTCCATCAGGGTCCTCAACCGGACCTCCTCCAATGCCAAGAGACTACATGGATTTGTTGCCACCCTGAAGGACAACTTTGGCTTCATTGAGACAGCAAATCATGACCAAGAGATATTCTTTCACTACAG tgAAATGTGTGGAGACTTGGACAGTTTGGAGCTGGGCGATACAGTGGAGTACACGCTCTCtaaaggaaaaggaaacaaagtCAGTGCTGAAAAGGTTACCAAAGTGGCTGCAG tGAATGGCATTGGTGAAGATGTTGGTGCGAACGTGATGGTGGGGAAAGTCATCCGTCCTTTACGCAGTGTAGACCCCTCCCAAACAGAATACCAAGGGCTTATTGAAATCACAGAGGAAG ATGGAACAAAGGGTCCAAGTTATCCCTTTGGAATCATGGGTATGGCCAGCAAGGCAGATTGTCTGCAGAAAGGAGAACTTGTGAAGTTCCAAGTTTGCACAGTATCCCAGACTGGACAGAAGATGGCCTATACTGTTGTCCCCCAGCGTAGAGCCTTGGTGGAGTGTGTCAAAGACCAG TTTGGATTCATCACATATGAGGTCGGTGAGAGCAAGAAACTGTTCTTCCACGTAAAAGAAGTGCAAGATGGCCTGGAGCTCCAAACCGGGGATGAGGTGGAGTTCTCCGTCGTCCTTAATCAACGCACAGGAAAATGTAGTGCCTGCAATGTTCGCAGAGTCAG TGAGGGGCCTAAACCAGTGGCAACTCCTCGCCCTGACCGCCTGGTGAACCGATTGAAGAGCATCACCCTGGATGATGCCAGTGCTCCTCGTCTGGTCATCGTTAGACAGCCCCGCGGTCCTGACAACTCAAAG GGCTTCAATGTGGAGCGCAAGACTCGTCAGCCTGGCGTCATCGACTGA